In Amphiura filiformis chromosome 1, Afil_fr2py, whole genome shotgun sequence, the following are encoded in one genomic region:
- the LOC140158615 gene encoding uncharacterized protein, which yields MPSKERQNADLTGKANPDTAMHNVCNERQNAHKIIERQNANLTGKANAHSALKAMQDTSASQDESASEDKSRRSRKICKCKECNRLFLSKAKLNSHLKLHTTYRPYKCEHCNNRFANHSVCKKHKKAHLPYACNACGESWVTYMGLVNHTVSSHGVLRESLTASGSSHQPSTNKGHRCIYCNRRFCREAMRVRSHMRNHKMQYKLFWRKRLKVTMKGNAIGDFLMQTVKMSSSEGKEQADTIDGDEENKELEGDITVCAGSEPKEPQFACDTCGRKYAWKKSLVAHLKKERHGNVVVKSSEVGQNDTRTTTQSSRAQTGASKIIKSSQAQKDVNKTIQSSQPQMGASKITKSSQPQTGASKTTQSHQAQTTQSQKDASKTTQSSQPQPNISKTTQSSQPQPSASKTTKSSQSPNNVKEQSGAPYQCSDCSQTFTLWRLREEHIRRVHKNFTCQYCQKTFLVYQILMKHEKKHKAQGDVIKRQPDVGTGPKDVEKKDTEDRASVAQSEGQKDSQPSEGKHQEQSGGVENTTSPSNPSDKIQKVRLKKEPVSSDDSGASSGCSWEGESGDEDSSSDGSQTERRKSIQQKIKSEKKDELDGDTDEEDEKVSDFKCKTCGRSFRRKVSLIQHVRVHELEKLSDDEAGDVEQNSYKCDQCDRTFNRPVCLTVHKKTHTEKKYKCELCPKSFEKYLLLLRHNRSRHPGHKVIAPGSKVHVEKDQTFVCQVCFEEFPNANKMAEHKKIHSSESKFVCHVCDAVFHQSWDLIVHKRNHSRGDLRQHSIPQAGTSGQSSAITAQATSIPETQTSPTNVDHKCSFCGYVCTNNTHLAQHEEVHRTQFTCTFCGKVFDDNEMLLAHLKSIHYTVRSVDDGKSNMKGKNKKDDTRISHDLTVSDDDDDDNDNFSDFGGQADSDSPEEEEEEDVGRNRYPRRRSVKRKRYISSDDDEDVHEDDNRYPKRTRSRPLYAEPTDEQDLELNLVDDNKEQSGHDGGDKTENEPYKCSYCGIGFMLIDDWSFHEYQHAQNEPFRCQFCYRLFSRRSNLVQHERSHKGSKPYRCLQCGKQFAMDAHLKYHKEQDHANKPKDQSRHEKRSASSPAINPYPHNCGSCGKGFYQRSGLIKHQEKCADVENKVGSANEIGTPNPETPVREKNHACDMCDKRYYKISHLKEHQDRVHSGNSRSMKQKMTSVASPYVGERNAAKRARLQMVADQESSDVDDAADDVNFDAPEVESDDEPSKEAVVKQETDTLYKCRFCPKSFPFRKTLMNHEIKIHQAKGPHTCSSCDVAYWYPYELKRHEEGHKKKHIKPGPKEKFAEELSTAFKCHQCNQGFSSQALLLNHQQTHVEQQASIKCKFCLKMFPNEVELQKHEKTHTAPSDAPLSSFGCLFCHEMFTLKSALIDHIQTQSGRESYMCPHCDLTFPTSATLQAHEKEHFQPMLFQCSSCQALFRDKDQLVKHEASHKVNGYPCQFCGLKFIARKGLASHINSKHSKATTEQTSSSPLPHSKKTTMQPVVRLESLPQTLQSSTKATSSYPQQNEDVSSESEEEVTKEQEVNKEQEVDAIVNPYSCNVCKKSFPSPEDLKKHVRSHSKEHSRKCQYCGKEFQLHHVLKKHLKLHLRSLHSSTQDGAGEFKCQLCGIELQTKAGLVSHMKSHARSKAKPFSFHKRSTGFGFKQTQKASTSSVQVKPGKILKVPSVKKEKVSSSSSTSSPEKSPSGSKSVTCNYCNKAVHSNSLKRHIETIHAKDRPRKCQECDERFATKNELWDHVKKAHGGDGPSKAYGCDYCTSRYSSFINLTNHMDKAHPGATVTMGQQEIFRCKFCSKAFAQKKYVRRHELIHLRKGDQIPRNKAASSSSETPVTPPERR from the coding sequence ATGCCAAGTAAAGAAAGACAAAATGCAGATTTAACAGGCAAAGCAAATCCGGATACAGCTATGCATAATGTATGCAATGAAAGGCAAAATGcacataaaataatagaaagacaAAATGCAAATTTGACAGGTAAAGCCAATGCACACTCAGCACTAAAAGCAATGCAGGACACAAGTGCTAGCCAAGATGAAAGTGCAAGTGAAGATAAATCCAGGCGATCACGGAAGATCTGCAAATGCAAAGAGTGTAACAGGTTGTTTCTTTCCAAAGCCAAGCTGAATTCACACCTGAAATTGCACACCACCTACAGACCATACAAATGTGAACATTGCAACAACAGGTTTGCCAATCACAGTGTGTGCAAGAAGCATAAGAAAGCTCATCTGCCATATGCCTGCAATGCTTGTGGAGAATCCTGGGTAACCTACATGGGGCTTGTTAACCATACTGTTTCTTCCCATGGGGTATTAAGAGAAAGTTTAACAGCTTCTGGTTCATCACATCAGCCGTCAACTAACAAAGGTCATCGATGCATTTACTGTAACAGGAGGTTCTGTCGTGAGGCGATGCGTGTGCGATCCCACATGAGAAATCATAAAATGCAATACAAATTATTCTGGCGAAAGAGGTTGAAAGTTACTATGAAGGGAAATGCAATTGGAGATTTCTTGATGCAAACAGTGAAGATGTCGTCTAGTGAAGGTAAAGAACAAGCTGATACAATTGATGGAGATGAAGAGAACAAAGAACTTGAAGGTGATATAACTGTATGTGCAGGTAGTGAACCAAAAGAACCACAGTTTGCTTGTGACACGTGTGGAAGGAAATATGCCTGGAAAAAAAGTCTTGTGGCTCATCTGAAAAAGGAAAGGCATGGGAATGTGGTAGTGAAATCAAGTGAAGTAGGACAAAATGATACCAGAACAACTACCCAATCTAGTCGAGCACAAACAGGTGCCAGTAAAATCATCAAATCTAGCCAAGCACAAAAGGATGTCAATAAAACCATCCAATCTAGTCAGCCTCAAATGGGTGCCAGTAAAATCACCAAATCTAGTCAACCACAAACAGGTGCCAGTAAGACCACCCAATCTCATCAAGCACAAACCACCCAATCACAAAAAGATGCCAGTAAAACCACCCAATCTAGTCAACCACAACCGAATATCAGTAAAACCACCCAATCTAGTCAACCACAACCAAGTGCCAGTAAAACCACCAAATCTAGTCAATCACCAAACAATGTAAAAGAGCAAAGTGGAGCACCTTACCAATGTTCTGACTGCAGCCAAACATTTACTTTGTGGAGGCTTCGCGAGGAGCACATTCGGAGAGTGCATAAGAATTTCACCTGCCAGTATTGCCAAAAGACATTCTTGGTATATCAGATATTGATGAAACATGAAAAGAAACACAAGGCACAAGGTGATGTCATCAAACGACAACCAGATGTGGGAACAGGTCCAAAAGATGTTGAAAAGAAGGATACTGAGGACAGGGCATCTGTGGCTCAATCGGAAGGACAAAAAGATTCACAACCATCTGAAGGAAAGCATCAAGAGCAAAGTGGTGGAGTTGAAAATACGACAAGCCCTTCAAACCCTTCTGATAAAATACAGAAGGTGAGGTTGAAGAAGGAACCTGTATCTTCTGATGACTCTGGAGCTTCATCAGGTTGTTCATGGGAAGGGGAGTCTGGTGACGAGGACAGCAGCAGTGATGGCAGCCAAACTGAAAGAAGGAAGAGCATCCAACAGAAGATTAAAAGTGAGAAGAAAGATGAATTGGATGGTGACACAGATGAGGAGGATGAGAAAGTCAGTGATTTTAAGTGTAAAACATGTGGACGTTCTTTCAGGAGGAAAGTGAGTCTTATACAGCATGTCAGAGTTCATGAGTTGGAGAAATTATCAGATGATGAAGCAGGTGATGTTGAACAGAACAGCTACAAGTGTGATCAATGTGATCGAACATTCAATCGTCCTGTATGCTTGACAGTGCACAAGAAAACCCATACTGAAAAGAAGTACAAATGTGAGCTGTGTCCCAAAAGCTTTGAGAAGTACCTACTGCTGTTGAGGCACAACAGGTCACGCCATCCAGGCCATAAGGTGATAGCGCCAGGGTCCAAGGTTCATGTGGAAAAGGACCAAACATTTGTGTGTCAAGTGTGCTTTGAAGAATTCCCTAATGCCAATAAGATGGCTGAGCATAAGAAAATACACTCTAGTGAAAGCAAGTTTGTGTGTCACGTTTGTGATGCAGTCTTTCATCAAAGCTGGGATCTGATAGTGCACAAGCGAAACCATAGCCGAGGGGACTTGCGACAACACTCCATACCTCAAGCAGGCACATCTGGACAAAGTTCAGCGATCACAGCACAGGCAACTTCAATTCCTGAAACACAGACAAGCCCTACAAATGTTGATcacaaatgcagtttttgtgGCTATGTGTGTACAAATAACACTCATTTAGCACAGCACGAAGAAGTGCATAGGACACAATTTACATGTACATTCTGTGGGAAAGTATTTGATGACAATGAGATGCTACTTGCACATTTAAAGAGTATACATTATACTGTAAGGTCTGTTGATGACGGTAAATCAAACATGAAAGGAAAGAACAAGAAAGATGACACTAGAATCAGTCATGACTTGACTgtatcagatgatgatgatgatgacaatgataacTTCAGTGATTTTGGTGGACAGGCGGATTCTGATTCCcctgaggaggaagaggaggaggatgtTGGAAGAAATCGGTATCCAAGAAGAAGATCTGTGAAGAGGAAGAGGTATATCagtagtgatgatgatgaggatgtaCATGAAGATGACAATCGGTATCCAAAGAGAACAAGAAGCAGGCCATTGTACGCAGAACCAACTGATGAACAAGACCTAGAACTGAATTTGGTAGATGATAACAAGGAACAAAGTGGTCATGATGGAGGTGACAAGACTGAAAATGAACCATACAAGTGCAGTTATTGTGGAATTGGTTTCATGCTAATAGATGACTGGTCTTTCCACGAATATCAACATGCTCAAAATGAACCGTTCCGTTGTCAGTTCTGCTACAGGTTATTCTCGAGACGCTCAAACCTCGTTCAGCACGAGAGGAGCCACAAAGGTAGTAAGCCTTACAGGTGTTTGCAATGTGGGAAGCAATTTGCAATGGATGCTCATTTGAAGTATCACAAAGAACAGGATCATGCTAATAAACCAAAAGATCAAAGTAGGCATGAGAAACGTAGTGCCTCTTCGCCAGCAATAAATCCATATCCTCACAATTGTGGCTCTTGTGGGAAAGGTTTCTATCAACGATCAGGTCTCATTAAACATCAAGAGAAGTGTGCTGATGTGGAAAACAAAGTTGGGTCTGCCAACGAGATTGGAACACCCAACCCTGAAACCCCAGTGAGGGAGAAGAACCATGCCTGTGATATGTGTGACAAGAGATACTATAAAATATCTCATCTCAAGGAACACCAAGACAGGGTTCACTCTGGGAATTCCAGATCAATGAAGCAGAAAATGACTTCTGTTGCATCCCCATATGTTGGAGAACGAAATGCAGCTAAAAGGGCTCGATTACAGATGGTGGCTGATCAGGAGTCCTCAGATGTTGacgatgctgctgatgatgttaaTTTTGACGCACCAGAAGTAGAGAGTGATGACGAGCCATCCAAAGAAGCAGTTGTCAAACAAGAAACAGATACGCTGTACAAATGCAGATTTTGCCCGAAATCGTTTCCCTTTAGGAAAACTCTCATgaatcatgaaattaaaattcACCAAGCTAAAGGCCCTCACACATGCAGTTCTTGTGATGTTGCATACTGGTATCCATATGAGCTGAAACGTCATGAAGAAGGTCACAAGAAGAAGCATATTAAGCCTGGTCCAAAAGAAAAGTTTGCAGAGGAGTTGAGTACTGCTTTCAAGTGCCATCAGTGTAATCAAGGTTTCTCCAGTCAAGCACTTCTTCTTAACCATCAGCAAACTCATGTAGAGCAGCAAGCATCAATCAAGTGTAAATTTTGCCTCAAGATGTTTCCAAATGAGGTTGAGCTTCAGAAACATGAAAAGACGCACACCGCACCATCAGATGCACCACTTAGCAGCTTTGGTTGCCTATTTTGTCATGAGATGTTTACGCTCAAGTCGGCGCTGATTGACCATATTCAAACGCAGTCAGGGCGTGAGTCTTACATGTGCCCTCACTGTGATCTAACATTTCCAACAAGTGCAACATTACAGGCCCATGAAAAGGAGCACTTTCAACCCATGTTATTTCAGTGTAGCAGCTGTCAAGCACTTTTCCGTGACAAGGATCAACTTGTGAAACACGAAGCCTCACATAAGGTAAATGGATATCCTTGCCAATTCTGTGGGCTTAAGTTTATAGCTCGTAAAGGTCTAGCTAGCCACATAAACAGTAAACATTCAAAAGCAACCACTGAACAAACAAGCAGTTCACCACTCCCCCATTCAAAGAAAACAACCATGCAGCCTGTTGTGAGGTTAGAATCACTTCCTCAGACATTGCAGTCGTCAACAAAGGCAACTTCATCATATCCTCAACAAAATGAAGATGTGTCATCAGAGTCCGAGGAAGAGGTTACCAAAGAGCAAGAGGTTAACAAAGAGCAAGAGGTTGATGCTATCGTGAATCCATATTCATGCAACGTTTGCAAAAAGAGTTTTCCTTCGCCTGAGGACCTGAAGAAGCATGTGAGATCCCATTCAAAGGAACACTCCAGAAAGTGCCAGTATTGTGGAAAGGAGTTCCAGTTACATCATGTGTTGAAGAAACACCTGAAGTTGCATCTAAGAAGCTTGCATTCAAGTACTCAAGATGGTGCAGGTGAATTCAAGTGTCAGCTCTGTGGGATTGAATTACAAACAAAAGCAGGCTTGGTCTCCCACATGAAATCACATGCTAGGAGCAAAGCAAAGCCGTTTAGTTTTCATAAGCGAAGTACTGGATTTGGATTCAAGCAGACGCAGAAAGCATCAACATCATCTGTGCAAGTGAAACCTGGAAAAATCCTCAAAGTACCTTCTGTCAAAAAAGAGAAAGTGTCTAGTAGTAGCAGTACATCTTCACCAGAGAAGTCCCCTAGTGGATCCAAGAGCGTGACATGTAATTACTGTAATAAAGCTGTGCATTCTAACAGCTTGAAAAGACATATTGAAACTATACATGCCAAGGATAGACCTCGTAAATGCCAAGAATGTGATGAAAGATTTGCTACTAAAAATGAGTTATGGGATCATGTGAAAAAGGCCCATGGTGGAGATGGTCCCTCAAAAGCATATGGATGTGACTATTGCACATCACGGTATTCATCATTCATAAATCTTACAAACCACATGGACAAGGCACATCCTGGTGCCACAGTCACTATGGGACAGCAGGAAATATTCAGGTGTAAGTTCTGCAGCAAAGCATTTGCGCAAAAGAAATATGTGAGAAGGCATGAATTGATACATCTACGAAAAGGTGATCAAATCCCCAGGAACAAAGCAGCATCATCTTCATCAGAGACACCTGTCACACCACccgaaagaagatga